In Ailuropoda melanoleuca isolate Jingjing chromosome 11, ASM200744v2, whole genome shotgun sequence, a genomic segment contains:
- the TLR1 gene encoding toll-like receptor 1: MMKTNSSIFHFAIIFMLIFEIRIQLSNESEFLVNRSKAGLFHVPKDLSLKTTILDISQNYISELQTSDILSLSKLRILIVSHNRIQFLDISVFKFNQELEYLDLSHNELGKISCHPTVNLKHLDLSFNAFDDLPICKEFGNMSQLEFLGLSATHLQKSSVLPIASLHIRKVLLVLGDTYGEKEDPKSLQNLNTESLHIVFPRTKEFSFTLDVSVSTAISLELSNIKCILDDNGCSYFQNVLSKLQKNSRLSNLTLNNIETTWSFFITILQMVWHTNIEYFSISNIKLQGYLNLRYFDYSDTSLKALSIHHVVSDVFSLSQSYIYKIISNMNIQNVTVSGTHMVHMVCPSQLSPFLYLDFSNNLLTDLVFKNCGTLAKLETLNLQMNQLKNLASIVNMTKEMKSLQQLDISQNSLKYDENEGNCAWTRSLLSLNMSSNILTDSVFRCLPPKVKVLDLHNNRIRNIPKPIMKLEALQELNVASNSLAHLPDCGTFSSLSILIIDSNSISDPSADFFQSCQKIRSIRAGNNPFQCTCELREFVQSLGQVSSEVIEGWPDSYQCDSPENYKGTPLKDFHVSQLSCNTTLLLVTIGVTVLGLTVIVTALCIYFDLPWYLRMMYQWTQTRRRARNAPLEELQRTLQFHAFISYSGHDSAWVKSELLPNLEKEDIRICLHERNFVPGKSIVENIINCIEKSYKSIFVLSPNFIQSEWCHYELYFAHHNLFHEAFDNLILILLEPIPQYSIPSSYHKLKNLMAQRTYLEWPKEKSKHGLFWANLRASINIKLMEQAKKIDHT, encoded by the coding sequence ATGATGAAAACTAATTCTAGCATCTTCCATTTTGCCATAATCTTCATGTTAATATTTGAGATCAGAATCCAATTGTCCAATGAAAGTGAATTTCTAGTTAACAGATCAAAAGCAGGTCTCTTTCATGTTCCCAAAGACCTATCCTTGAAAACAACAATCTTAGATATATCACAAAACTATATATCTGAGCTTCAGACTTCGGACATCCTATCACTATCAAAGCTGAGGATTTTGATAGTTTCTCATAATAGAATTCAGTTTCTTGATATCAGTGTTTTCAAATTCAACCAGGAATTGGAATACTTGGATTTGTCCCACAATGAGTTGGGGAAGATTTCTTGCCATCCTACTGTGAACCTCAAGCACTTAGACCTCTCGTTTAATGCATTTGATGATCTGCCCATATGCAAGGAGTTTGGCAACATGTCTCAACTAGAATTTCTGGGATTAAGTGCCACACATTTACAAAAATCTAGTGTGCTACCAATTGCTTCTTTGCATATAAGGAAGGTTTTACTGGTCTTAGGAGACACTTATGGGGAAAAAGAAGACCCCAAGAGCCTTCAAAACCTCAACACAGAAAGTCTACACATTGTTTTCCCCAGAACAAAGGAATTCAGTTTTACTTTGGATGTATCAGTCAGCACTGCAATAAGTCTGGAACTATCTAATATCAAATGTATCCTAGATGATAATGGATGTTCTTATTTCCAAAATGTTCTGTCAAAACTTCAAAAGAATTCAAGGTTATCAAATCTTACTTTAAACAACATTGAAACAACGTGGAGTTTCTTCATTACAATCCTCCAAATGGTTTGGCATACAAACATAGAGTATTTctcaatttcaaatataaaactacAAGGTTACCTTAACTTAAGATATTTTGATTATTCTGACACGTCACTGAAGGCCTTATCTATACACCACGTTGTCAGTGATGTGTTCAGTTTGTCACAAAGTTATATCtataaaatcatttcaaacaTGAACATCCAAAATGTCACAGTGTCTGGTACACACATGGTCCACATGGTTTGCCCATCCCAACTTAGTCCATTTCTGTATTTGGATTTTTCTAATAATCTCTTAACAgacctggtttttaaaaattgtggaacCTTGGCTAAACTGGAGACACTTAATTTACAAATGAATCAATTAAAAAATCTTGCAAGTATAGTTAATATGACCAAGGAGATGAAGTCTCTACAACAATTGGATATTAGCCAGAATTCTCTAAAGTatgatgaaaatgaaggaaattgtGCTTGGACTAGAAGTTTATTAAGTTTAAATATGTCTTCAAATATACTTACTGACTCTGTTTTCAGATGTTTACCTCCCAAGGTCAAGGTACTTGATCTTCACAATAACAGAATAAGGAACATTCCTAAACCAATCATGAAACTAGAAGCTTTGCAAGAACTCAATGTTGCTTCCAATTCTTTAGCCCACCTTCCTGACTGTGGTACTTTTAGCAGCCTTTCTATACTGATCATTGACTCTAATTCAATTTCCGACCCATCAGCTGATTTCTTCCAGAGCTGCCAGAAGATTAGGTCCATAAGAGCAGGGAACAATCCATTCCAATGTACATGTGAGCTCAGAGAATTTGTCCAAAGTCTAGGCCAAGTATCAAGTGAAGTGATAGAAGGTTGGCCTGATTCTTATCAGTGTGACTCTCCAGAAAACTATAAGGGAACCCCACTGAAGGACTTCCACGTGTCTCAGTTATCCTGCAACACGACTCTGCTGCTTGTTACCATTGGGGTCACTGTGCTGGGGTTGACTGTTATTGTGACTGCCCTCTGTATCTACTTTGATCTGCCCTGGTATCTCAGGATGATGTATCAGTGGACCCAGACCCGGCGCAGGGCAAGGAATGCACCCTTAGAAGAACTCCAAAGAACCCTCCAGTTCCATGCTTTTATTTCATATAGTGGGCATGATTCTGCCTGGGTGAAGAGTGAATTACTACcaaacctagaaaaagaagatataaggATTTGTCTCCATGAGAGAAACTTTGTTCCTGGCAAGAGCATTGTGGAAAATATCATAAACTGCATTGAGAAAAGTTATAAGTCGATCTTTGTTTTGTCTCCCAACTTCATCCAGAGTGAGTGGTGCCATTATGAACTCTACTTTGCCCACCACAATCTCTTTCATGAAGCTTTTGATAACTTAATCTTAATCTTGCTGGAACCTATTCCACAGTATTCCATTCCTAGCAGCTATCACAAGCTCAAAAATCTCATGGCACAAAGGACTTACTTGGAATGGCCCAAGGAGAAGAGCAAACATGGACTTTTTTGGGCTAACCTAAGAGCTTCTATTAATATTAAACTGATGGAGCAAGCAAAAAAAATAGATCACACATAG